One stretch of Centroberyx gerrardi isolate f3 chromosome 13, fCenGer3.hap1.cur.20231027, whole genome shotgun sequence DNA includes these proteins:
- the colgalt2a gene encoding procollagen galactosyltransferase 2: MQVQPGRLLHTCTEELPIDPQPSTHRESSLLKPKVLITILARNAQHSLPYFLGCIDRLDYPKDRISIWAASDHSVDNTTAVLQEWLRGVQHLYHSVESRPTQQPSSYADEQGPKHWPKSRFTQVMKLKQAALRAARGLWADYILFVDCDNLLTNRWVLTDMMAENLTLVAPMLESRVLYSNFWCGMTAQGYYRRTPEYIPIRKWKRQGCFPVPMVHSTFLLDLRRAASQVLAFYPPHPDYPHHLDDIMAFAFSAQQAEVQMYVCNREHYGYLPLPLKQHQTLEEEEESFTHTLTEALSKHLPMELSQYVHHTAKEAGKMGFDEIFLINLKRRPDRRDRMLSSLAVLGFNITLTEAVDGKALNSSQLQAMGIDMLPGYKDPHSDRVLTRGEIGCFLSHYNIWKQVVKQELQQVLVLEDDVRFEPRFRSRLVAIMDDVKRTELHWDLIYVGRKRLQVKEPERWVKGVRNLVHPDYSYWTLGYVLSLQGARRLLEAEPLSKMLPVDEFLPIMFNKHPKDEYMHYFERRDLRAFSVEPLLLFPTHYTGEPGYFSDTETSTIWDDEAVATDWDRGGAKHRRKQDSGEAEARPVTPRPARGEVRPLSASGNRDEL; encoded by the exons ATGCAAGTCCAAC CCGGGAGACTCTTGCACACCTGCACAGAGGAATTGCCCATTGATCCCCAGCCATCAACCCACCGGGAATCCTCTCTGCTGAAGCCCAAAGTATTGATCACCATCCTCGCGCGCAATGCACAGCACAGCCTCCCGTACTTCTTGGGATGCATTGACAGACTGGACTATCCAAAGGACCGCATTTCCATCTG ggCGGCGTCTGACCACAGTGTGGACAACACCACAGCTGTGCTGCAGGAGTGGCTTAGAGGCGTCCAGCACCTGTACCACTCTGTGGAGTCGAGACCCACGCAGCAACCAAG ctccTATGCAGATGAGCAAGGTCCAAAGCACTGGCCCAAGTCTCGGTTCACCCAGGTGATGAAGTTAAAGCAGGCGGCACTCAGAGCTGCCAGAGGACTGTGGGCCGACTACATACTG TTTGTGGACTGTGACAACCTGCTGACAAACCGGTGGGTGCTCACAGACATGATGGCAGAGAATCTCACCCTTGTGGCGCCCATGTTGGAATCAAGAGTTCTCTACTCCAACTTCTGGTGTGGCATGACCGCTCAG GGCTACTACAGACGCACTCCAGAGTATATCCCCATCCGCAAGTGGAAGCGTCAGGGCTGCTTCCCTGTTCCCATGGTGCACTCCACCTTCCTGCTGGACCTGAGGCGGGCCGCCAGCCAGGTGCTGGCCTTCTACCCTCCACACCCCGACTACCCCCACCACCTGGACGACATCATGGCCTTCGCTTTCTCTGCACAGCAGGCAG AGGTACAGATGTACGTGTGCAACAGGGAGCATTATGGATATTTGCCACTGCCGCTCAAACAGCATCAGACcctggaggaagaagaggagagtttTACCCACACCTTGACAGAGGCGCTGAGTAAGCACTTAC CCATGGAGCTTTCACAGTATGTGCACCACACGGccaaagaagcaggaaagaTGGGATTTGACGAG ATCTTTCTGATCAATCTGAAGCGCCGTCCGGACCGGCGGGACAGGATGTTGAGCAGCCTGGCTGTCCTGGGCTTCAACATCACTCTGACTGAGGCGGTGGATGGCAA AGCCTTGAACTCTTCCCAGCTGCAGGCAATGGGTATAGATATGTTGCCTGGGTACAAAGACCCGCATTCAGACCGCGTGCTGACCAGAGGGGAGATCGGCTGCTTTCTCAGTCACTACAACATCTGGAAACAG GTGGTGAAGCAGGAACTGCAACAGGTGCTGGTGCTGGAGGACGATGTGAGGTTTGAGCCCAGGTTTCGCAGCAGGCTGGTGGCCATCATGGACGATGTGAAGAGAACGGAGCTCCACTGGGATCTCAT TTACGTTGGCCGTAAGCGACTGCAGGTGAAGGAGCCGGAGCGCTGGGTGAAGGGAGTCAGGAACCTGGTGCACCCAGACTACTCCTACTGGACCTTGGGTTACGTCTTGTCCCTGCAGGGGGCCAGGAGGCTCCTGGAGGCCGAGCCCCTGAGCAAGATGCTGCCTGTTGATGAGTTCCTACCCATCATGTTCAATAAGCACCCAAA AGACGAGTACATGCACTATTTTGAGCGGAGGGATCTGAGAGCGTTTTCAGTGGAGCCGCTGCTGCTCTTCCCGACCCACTACACCGGCGAGCCCGGCTACTTCAGCGACACAGAGACCTCCACCATCTGGGACGACGAGGCTGTGGCCACAGACTGGGACAGAGGCGGCGCCAAACACCGCCGCAAGCAGGACAGCGGGGAAGCGGAGGCCCGACCCGTGACTCCTCGTCCTGCCCGGGGCGAGGTGCGGCCGCTCTCGGCCAGCGGCAACAGAGATGAACTCTGA
- the fam78ba gene encoding protein FAM78B, with the protein MCILARYHSLPSSLVLLTLLLASAMGCIQSIACKPRIRRENIVVYEVSASIDQCPTIIEENSPIVLRYKTPYFRASAGIVMPPVPRNETWVVGWIQACTQMEFYNTYGDIGMSSWELPELREGRVKAISDSDGVSYPWYGNTTETVTLTGPTSKPSRLTVSMNDNFYPSVTWAVPISNSNTPMLTHITRDQSFITWLVAMNSVTKERIVLQTVRWRMRVDIAVDPDMPLGSRASLVGRPHQEQPHILNYQEPIPPNALGRPNANDAQVLMWRPRRGAPLVVIPPK; encoded by the exons ATGTGCATTCTGGCCAGGTATCATTCGCTCCCTTCTTCTCTGGTTCTGCTTACTTTGCTACTCGCCAGCGCTATGGGCTGCATTCAGAGCATCGCATGCAAGCCGCGCATCAGACGGGAGAACATTGTGGTGTACGAGGTGTCGGCCTCCATTGACCAGTGTCCGACCATCATCGAGGAGAACTCACCCATCGTGCTCCGTTACAAGACGCCGTACTTCAGGGCCTCGGCGGGGATCGTGATGCCTCCTGTGCCCCGCAATGAGACCTGGGTGGTGGGCTGGATCCAAGCCTGCACCCAGATGGAGTTCTACAATACCTACGGTGACATtggcat GTCCAGTTGGGAGTTACCAGAGCTGCGGGAGGGCCGGGTGAAGGCCATCAGCGACTCGGACGGCGTCAGCTACCCCTGGTACGGCAATACCACTGAGACAGTCACCCTGACCGGCCCCACGTCCAAGCCGTCCCGCCTGACCGTCAGCATGAACGACAACTTCTACCCCAGTGTGACCTGGGCGGTGCCcatcagcaacagcaacacGCCCATGCTGACCCACATCACCCGGGACCAGAGCTTCATCACCTGGCTGGTGGCCATGAACTCTGTCACCAAG gagcgCATAGTGCTGCAGACGGTGCGGTGGCGGATGCGGGTGGACATTGCTGTGGACCCAGACATGCCCCTAGGCTCACGGGCCTCGCTGGTGGGCCGTCCCCACCAGGAGCAGCCTCACATCCTCAACTACCAGGAGCCCATCCCTCCCAACGCGCTGGGGAGGCCGAACGCCAACGATGCCCAAGTGCTAATGTGGAGGCCCAGGAGAGGGGCGCCGCTAGTGGTTATACCCCCAAAATAA
- the imp3 gene encoding U3 small nucleolar ribonucleoprotein IMP3, producing MVRKLKFHEQKLLKKVDFINWEVDNNLHEVKVLRRFRIERREDYTKYNKLSRNIRDLAQKIRDLDEKDGFRGQSTHQLLEKLYSIGLIPTKQNLSLTDKVTASSFCRRRLPSIMLNLRMAQNLKMAITFIEQGHVRVGPEIVTDPAFLVTRNMEDFVTWVDSSKIKQHVMNYNEERDDFDLVV from the exons ATGGTTCGTAAGTTGAAGTTTCACGAGCAGAAGCTGTTGAAGAAGGTCGACTTCATCAACTGGGAGGTGGACAACAACCTGCACGAGGTTAAAGTGCTGCGGAGGTTTCGCATCGAGAGGAGGGAGGACTACACCAA GTACAACAAGCTGAGCCGCAACATCAGAGATCTGGCCCAGAAAATCCGTGACCTGGATGAGAAAGATGGCTTCAGAGGACAAAGCACACATCAACTGCTGGAGAAGCT GTACAGCATCGGTCTGATCCCCACCAAACAGAACCTGTCCCTCACAGATAAAGTCACAGCTTCTTCGTTCTGCAG GAGACGGCTGCCCAGCATCATGTTGAATCTTCGTATGGCTCAGAACCTGAAGATGGCCATCACCTTCATCGAACAGGGAC ATGTGCGTGTGGGCCCAGAGATCGTCACAGACCCAGCGTTTCTAGTCACAAG AAATATGGAAGATTTTGTCACTTGGGTGGACTCCTCCAAGATCAAGCAGCATGTCATGAATTACAATGAAGAG AGGGACGACTTTGATCTGGTGGTGTAG
- the slc35a3b gene encoding solute carrier family 35 member A3b isoform X1: MSQEDPQPDMSPLEGATKEATPDIKAPLLSSDSKEASSAAAMSSSHSPRLKYMSLGVLVLQTTSLVLTMRYSRTLKEDGPRYLASSAVVSAEVLKILACTLLVFREHNLNVRALHRLLKEEIVNKPMETMKLAIPAGIYTLQNNLLYVALSNLDAATYQVTYQLKILTTALFSVSMLGRRLGFYQWLSLLILMAGVALVQWPTESVDGPEQKPLSAGSQLAGLMAVLAACVSSGFAGVYFEKILKETKQSVWVRNIQLGLFSFVFGLIGMLVYDGQKVRESGMFQGYNSITYTVVVLQAVGGLVVAAVIKYADNILKGFATSVSIIMSTLISYFLLEDFNPTSVFFLGAMLVIAATFLYSYERKPASGAVKV; encoded by the exons atgtctcaagaAGACCCGCAGCCAGATATGAGCCCACTTGAGGGAGCCACGAAGGAAGCCACTCCTGACATTAAG GCCCCCTTATTGTCCTCTGACTCCAAGGAGGCGTCGTCCGCAGCCGCCATGTCTTCCTCCCACTCCCCGAGGCTGAAGTACATGTCTCTGGGGGTGCTGGTGCTGCAGACCACCTCCCTGGTGCTCACCATGCGCTACTCCCGCACCCTGAAGGAAGACGGGCCCCGCTACCTGGCCTCCTCCGCCGTGGTGTCGGCCGAGGTGCTCAAGATCCTCGCCTGCACCCTGCTCGTCTTCAGAGAGCACA ATCTCAATGTGCGGGCGTTGCACCGGCTCTTGAAGGAGGAGATTGTGAACAAGCCCATGGAGACCATGAAGCTGGCCATTCCTGCAGGGATCTACACACTGCAGAACAATCTGCTCTATGTTGCCTTATCCAACCTGGACGCAGCCACCTATCAG GTGACGTACCAGCTGAAGATCCTCACCACCGCGCTGTTCTCCGTCTCCATGCTGGGGAGGAGGCTGGGCTTCTACCAGTGGCTCTCCCTGCTCATCCTCATGGCCGGAGTGGCTCTAGTGCAG TGGCCCACAGAGTCTGTGGACGGGCCGGAGCAGAAGCCCCTGTCTGCAGGCTCCCAACTGGCGGGGCTGATGGCTGTGCTGGCAGCCTGCGTCTCCAGCGGCTTCGCTGGGGTTTACTTCGAGAAGATCCTCAAGGAGACGAAACAGAGCGTGTGGGTCCGCAACATACAGCTAG gTTTATTTAGCTTTGTGTTTGGCTTAATAGGAATGTTAGTGTATGACGGGCAGAAGGTGAGAGAGTCTGGAATGTTCCAGGGCTACAACAGCATCACCTACACAGTCGTGGTCCTACAG gcTGTGGGTGGGTTGGTCGTTGCAGCCGTCATCAAATATGCAGACAACATCCTCAAAGGATTTGCCACCTCTGTGTCAATTATCATGTCCAcacttatttcttatttcttgcTGGAGGACTTTAACCCCACCAG TGTATTCTTCCTAGGGGCAATGCTGGTCATTGCTGCCACATTTCTCTACAGCTACGAGCGCAAACCTGCCAGTGGTGCCGTCAAAGTATAG
- the sec22ba gene encoding vesicle-trafficking protein SEC22b-A encodes MVILTMIARVADGLPLAASMQEDEQSGRDLQQYQNQAKQLCRKLNAQSPNRCTLEARDMAFHYLMEHGVCYLALCEAAFPKKMAFAYLEDIQTEFHDQYGKRVPTVSRPYSFIEFDTYIQKTKKTYIDSRARRNLGSINTELHDVQRIMVANIEEVLQRGEALSALDTKASNLSSLSKKYRSDAKYLNTRSAYAKVAAGAVFFITLIIYVRFWWL; translated from the exons ATGGTTATACTTACAATGATCGCTCGTGTGGCGGACGGACTGCCGCTTGCTGCGTCGATGCAGGAGGATGAACAG TCAGGAAGAGACCTCCAGCAGTACCAGAATCAAGCCAAACAGCTGTGCCGTAAACTGAACGCCCAGAGTCCTAACCGCTGCACCCTGGAGGCCCGGGACATGGCCTTTCA ctATCTGATGGAGCATGGTGTGTGCTACCTGGCCCTATGTGAGGCTGCATTTCCCAAGAAGATGGCTTTTGCGTACCTTGAGGACATCCAAACTGAGTTCCACGACCAGTATGGGAAGAGAGTGCCCACAGTATCGAGGCCCTACTCTTTCATCGAGTTCG ACACGTACATCCAGAAGACAAAGAAGACATACATTGACAGCAGGGCCAGGAGGAACCTGGGCAGCATTAACACAGAGCTGCATGATGTGCAGAGAATTATGGTGGCCAACATTGAGGAAGTTCTGCAACGTGGTGAAGCCCTTTCTG CTCTAGACACAAAAGCCAGCAATCTGTCCAGCCTGTCGAAGAAGTACCGCAGCGATGCCAAATACCTCAACACCCGCTCCGCCTATGCCAAGGTGGCAGCCGGGGCAGTTTTCTTCATCACTCTCATCATTTATGTGCGTTTCTGGTGGCTCTGA
- the slc35a3b gene encoding solute carrier family 35 member A3b isoform X2: MSVRTVSAQIHILQAPLLSSDSKEASSAAAMSSSHSPRLKYMSLGVLVLQTTSLVLTMRYSRTLKEDGPRYLASSAVVSAEVLKILACTLLVFREHNLNVRALHRLLKEEIVNKPMETMKLAIPAGIYTLQNNLLYVALSNLDAATYQVTYQLKILTTALFSVSMLGRRLGFYQWLSLLILMAGVALVQWPTESVDGPEQKPLSAGSQLAGLMAVLAACVSSGFAGVYFEKILKETKQSVWVRNIQLGLFSFVFGLIGMLVYDGQKVRESGMFQGYNSITYTVVVLQAVGGLVVAAVIKYADNILKGFATSVSIIMSTLISYFLLEDFNPTSVFFLGAMLVIAATFLYSYERKPASGAVKV, from the exons ATGAGTGTCCGGACAGTGTCAGCCCAGATCCACATCCTGCAG GCCCCCTTATTGTCCTCTGACTCCAAGGAGGCGTCGTCCGCAGCCGCCATGTCTTCCTCCCACTCCCCGAGGCTGAAGTACATGTCTCTGGGGGTGCTGGTGCTGCAGACCACCTCCCTGGTGCTCACCATGCGCTACTCCCGCACCCTGAAGGAAGACGGGCCCCGCTACCTGGCCTCCTCCGCCGTGGTGTCGGCCGAGGTGCTCAAGATCCTCGCCTGCACCCTGCTCGTCTTCAGAGAGCACA ATCTCAATGTGCGGGCGTTGCACCGGCTCTTGAAGGAGGAGATTGTGAACAAGCCCATGGAGACCATGAAGCTGGCCATTCCTGCAGGGATCTACACACTGCAGAACAATCTGCTCTATGTTGCCTTATCCAACCTGGACGCAGCCACCTATCAG GTGACGTACCAGCTGAAGATCCTCACCACCGCGCTGTTCTCCGTCTCCATGCTGGGGAGGAGGCTGGGCTTCTACCAGTGGCTCTCCCTGCTCATCCTCATGGCCGGAGTGGCTCTAGTGCAG TGGCCCACAGAGTCTGTGGACGGGCCGGAGCAGAAGCCCCTGTCTGCAGGCTCCCAACTGGCGGGGCTGATGGCTGTGCTGGCAGCCTGCGTCTCCAGCGGCTTCGCTGGGGTTTACTTCGAGAAGATCCTCAAGGAGACGAAACAGAGCGTGTGGGTCCGCAACATACAGCTAG gTTTATTTAGCTTTGTGTTTGGCTTAATAGGAATGTTAGTGTATGACGGGCAGAAGGTGAGAGAGTCTGGAATGTTCCAGGGCTACAACAGCATCACCTACACAGTCGTGGTCCTACAG gcTGTGGGTGGGTTGGTCGTTGCAGCCGTCATCAAATATGCAGACAACATCCTCAAAGGATTTGCCACCTCTGTGTCAATTATCATGTCCAcacttatttcttatttcttgcTGGAGGACTTTAACCCCACCAG TGTATTCTTCCTAGGGGCAATGCTGGTCATTGCTGCCACATTTCTCTACAGCTACGAGCGCAAACCTGCCAGTGGTGCCGTCAAAGTATAG
- the LOC139918605 gene encoding uncharacterized protein C1orf21 homolog isoform X1: protein MGCTSAKQVSAVPSGEEGRSKAYSNGDLLSEEYKMKGVEKVKYISGEEGGGDNQDSTEKCALLGSSQQADDTGPNGNGKILSIHSSESQQEFFRMLDEKIEKGQDYCSEEEDMT from the exons ATGGGCTGCACCTCGGCCAAGCAGGTGTCGGCCGTGCCCAGCGGTGAGGAGGGCCGGAGTAAAGCCTACAGCAATGGGGACCTGCTCTCCG aggagtacaagatgaaaggagtggaGAAAGTCAAGTACATCagtggagaagagggaggaggggacaACCAGGACAGTACA GAGAAATGCGCCCTACTTGGCAGTAGTCAACAGGCAGATGACACGGGACCAAATGGAAACGGAAAGATACT TAGTATCCACTCCTCAGAGAGCCAGCAGGAATTCTTCAGGATGTTGGATGAGAAGATTGAAAAG GGGCAGGACTATTgctcagaggaggaggatatgACATAG
- the tsen15 gene encoding tRNA-splicing endonuclease subunit Sen15 produces MWEASDRAEKPSAPKWILQHPVHQHMMSLDVQDSGQVHAAFLVYMDLAEVRQWKEVSSIKSAELQVVLLEGREKEGAPLQTVLPLPVHRSLSHRSIRSVLDRGSPVLLCAVASDSTLVYQRMTDGLVTPDPPAGPIQDQGRRQHRKRRQQH; encoded by the exons ATGTGGGAAGcgtcagacagagcagagaaaccTTCAGCTCCCAAGTGGATCTTACAGCACCCGGTG CATCAGCACATGATGAGTCTGGATGTGCAGGACAGCGGCCAGGTGCATGCAGCTTTCCTGGTGTACATGGACCTCGCTGAGG TGCGTCAGTGGAAGGAGGTGTCCAGCATCAAGAGTGCTGAGCTGCAGGTGGTGCtgctggaggggagggagaaggagggcgCCCCCCTCCAGACGgttctccccctgcctgtccACCGCTCCCTGAGCCACCGAAG TATACGAAGTGTGTTGGACAGAGGCTCTCCTGTGTTGCTGTGCGCCGTGGCGTCCGATTCCACCCTGGTCTACCAGAGGATGACTGATGGGTTAGTGACACCCGACCCTCCCGCGGGCCCCATCCAGGATCAGGGACGGCGGCAGCACCGCAAGAGACGGCAGCAACACTGA
- the LOC139918605 gene encoding uncharacterized protein C1orf21 homolog isoform X2: protein MGCTSAKQVSAVPSGEEGRSKAYSNGDLLSEEYKMKGVEKVKYISGEEGGGDNQDSTEKCALLGSSQQADDTGPNGNGKILIHSSESQQEFFRMLDEKIEKGQDYCSEEEDMT, encoded by the exons ATGGGCTGCACCTCGGCCAAGCAGGTGTCGGCCGTGCCCAGCGGTGAGGAGGGCCGGAGTAAAGCCTACAGCAATGGGGACCTGCTCTCCG aggagtacaagatgaaaggagtggaGAAAGTCAAGTACATCagtggagaagagggaggaggggacaACCAGGACAGTACA GAGAAATGCGCCCTACTTGGCAGTAGTCAACAGGCAGATGACACGGGACCAAATGGAAACGGAAAGATACT TATCCACTCCTCAGAGAGCCAGCAGGAATTCTTCAGGATGTTGGATGAGAAGATTGAAAAG GGGCAGGACTATTgctcagaggaggaggatatgACATAG
- the cmpk gene encoding UMP-CMP kinase: MIVRFLCNFSQRVPKVLYRVALMMKPQVVFVLGGPGAGKGTQCSKIVENYSYTHLSAGDLLRAERAREGSEFGQLIDNFIKEGKIVPVEITINLLKKAMEETMQADEKKFRFLIDGFPRNENNLQGWTTVMDGKADVKFVLFFDCGNEVCINRCLERGKSSGRTDDNRESLEKRIQTYLQSTRPIIDQYEKQGKVRTVDASRGVDEVFADVKSVLDKEG, encoded by the exons ATGATTGTCCGTTTTCTCTGTAACTTTTCCCAGAGGGTGCCGAAGGTTTTGTACAGGGTCGCGCTGATGATGAAGCCTCAGGTTGTGTTCGTGCTGGGCGGGCCTGGCGCCGGGAAGGGGACTCAGTGCTCCAAAATCGTGGAG AACTACAGCTACACCCATCTGTCGGCTGGGGACTTGCTGAGGGCAGAGCGAGCTAGAGAGGGGTCAGAGTTCGGACAGCTCATCGACAACTTCATAAAGGAAGGAAAAATTGTCCCTGTAGAGATCACCATCAACTTACTTAAGAAG GCCATGGAAGAGACCATGCAGGCAGATGAGAAAAAGTTCCGTTTCCTCATAGACGGCTTCCCCCGCAACGAGAACAACCTCCAGGGATGGACCACCGTCATGGACGGGAAAGCAGATGTCAAATTTGTGCTTTTCTTTGACTGTGGCAATGAG GTTTGCATCAACAGATGTCTagaaagagggaagagcagCGGACGCACAGATGACAACAGAGAAAGCTTGGAGAAACG GATACAGACCTACCTGCAGTCCACGCGGCCAATCATTGACCAGTATGAGAAACAGGGCAAGGTGCGCACCGTAGATGCCTCTCGTGGTGTGGACGAG GTGTTTGCTGATGTGAAATCCGTCCTAGACAAAGAGGGTTGA